The Hymenobacter sp. GOD-10R genome includes a window with the following:
- a CDS encoding glycoside hydrolase family 19 protein, with protein MLQLNKDAFYDAIRPRLFAGSIKAGQFAGLETITDYYAKRYTDKHWLAYLLATTHHETAKTWQPIDEHGSDKYFFEMYDKAGKRPHVAADLGNVMPGDGVRYHGRGYVQLTGRANYAAFSKVLTLDLVSHPEKAKEPATAAKILVEGSVRGLFTGKKLADYFVGVREDQRNARRIINGLDKAELIAGYYNAFKDALHPSLLTV; from the coding sequence ATGCTCCAGCTCAACAAAGACGCTTTTTACGATGCCATCCGGCCGCGGCTGTTCGCGGGCTCCATCAAGGCCGGGCAGTTCGCGGGCCTGGAAACCATCACCGACTACTACGCCAAGCGCTATACCGATAAGCATTGGCTAGCCTACCTGCTCGCCACGACGCACCACGAAACCGCGAAGACGTGGCAGCCGATTGATGAGCACGGCTCGGATAAGTACTTCTTTGAGATGTACGACAAGGCGGGCAAGCGGCCGCATGTGGCCGCCGACCTCGGCAACGTAATGCCCGGCGACGGCGTGCGCTACCATGGCCGGGGCTACGTGCAGCTGACAGGCCGGGCCAACTACGCCGCCTTTAGCAAGGTGCTCACGCTTGATCTGGTGAGCCACCCCGAGAAGGCAAAGGAGCCAGCAACGGCCGCGAAAATTCTGGTTGAAGGCTCGGTGCGTGGGCTGTTCACCGGCAAGAAGCTGGCAGACTACTTCGTGGGTGTGCGTGAAGATCAGCGCAACGCCCGCCGCATCATCAACGGCCTAGATAAGGCGGAGCTGATTGCGGGCTACTACAACGCTTTCAAAGATGCTTTACACCCTAGTTTATTAACTGTATGA